The proteins below are encoded in one region of Vibrio sp. ED004:
- a CDS encoding helix-turn-helix domain-containing protein produces MILNDVELGLSQEAREKLIEALKTLKSDSSWLADIQRDSIVHQISELNEAIDYYRSLTNGHFQEIDELTIDKLPKYLVSSRITKGISQDKLAEHLNIPTKQLQALESEQYKGTSLSRILKISQFLGLNRFSVLDDSGDIIFDSCEESDFQWSSLPVKEMQKRGWIKKGENSIESAKQFIQGAFGFGLQPALHRKTSFKGKSAHAISLIAWQANILSNAEKLIKSHQVSQFEFNDSWIPELVSLSTQEDGPILARDFLESKGVILIYEPHLEGTYLDGAAMLSESGNPIIGMTIRHDRVDNFWFVLLHELGHVFLHLSQLGTEFIDENVGESSNSLEDQADAFALNNLIAPEAWKLSVSRVIATEAAIVGDAKRLGVNPAIIAGRLRKEKNDYSKFNNLIGYGKVRGQFE; encoded by the coding sequence ATGATACTTAACGACGTAGAGCTAGGCCTATCTCAAGAAGCTCGCGAAAAACTTATCGAAGCATTAAAAACACTCAAAAGTGATTCTTCATGGTTAGCTGATATTCAAAGAGACTCTATCGTTCATCAGATTTCTGAGCTAAATGAAGCTATAGATTATTATAGAAGCTTAACTAATGGACATTTCCAAGAGATTGATGAGTTAACAATCGACAAGCTTCCCAAATACCTTGTGAGTTCAAGAATTACTAAAGGAATTAGTCAAGATAAGTTAGCGGAGCACCTAAATATCCCGACTAAACAACTCCAAGCCCTAGAGTCTGAGCAATATAAAGGCACTAGTCTCTCTAGGATATTAAAAATCTCACAGTTCCTTGGCCTAAACCGGTTTAGTGTCCTAGATGATTCAGGTGATATCATTTTCGATTCATGTGAAGAATCCGACTTCCAATGGAGCTCCTTACCTGTAAAAGAAATGCAAAAACGAGGCTGGATTAAGAAAGGGGAAAACTCTATTGAATCAGCTAAGCAGTTCATTCAAGGAGCTTTTGGCTTTGGCTTACAACCTGCTTTACATCGTAAAACGAGTTTCAAAGGAAAATCAGCACACGCGATATCTTTAATAGCGTGGCAAGCAAATATCTTATCTAATGCAGAGAAGTTAATAAAGTCACACCAAGTCTCTCAGTTTGAATTTAATGATTCTTGGATACCCGAATTAGTTTCTCTAAGCACACAGGAGGATGGTCCAATTTTGGCTCGAGACTTCCTTGAGTCTAAAGGAGTTATTCTAATTTATGAACCTCACTTAGAAGGCACATATTTAGACGGAGCTGCAATGCTCTCTGAAAGCGGTAATCCTATCATCGGAATGACAATACGACATGACAGGGTTGATAATTTTTGGTTCGTACTTCTACATGAACTTGGGCACGTTTTTTTACACCTTTCTCAACTAGGTACCGAATTTATTGATGAAAATGTAGGCGAAAGTAGTAATTCTCTTGAAGACCAAGCCGATGCATTTGCATTGAATAACTTGATAGCTCCTGAAGCATGGAAGTTGTCTGTATCGAGGGTCATCGCGACCGAAGCTGCGATTGTGGGAGATGCAAAAAGGTTAGGGGTAAATCCTGCAATAATTGCAGGTAGATTAAGAAAAGAAAAAAATGACTACAGTAAATTTAATAATCTAATTGGTTACGGAAAAGTAAGAGGTCAATTCGAATGA
- a CDS encoding alpha/beta hydrolase translates to MKRLILNITLLVFMALGSMSAIAHDSMVKYGIAISHDGEQIAYGKSGSEDTALIFIHGWSLDSRLWQNQVSEFSKQYQVITMDLAGHGNSSFNREEYTMLAFAEDIKAIIDKEQLESVILVGHSMAGGVIAEAAKLMPKRVKGIIGVDTSQNVALAFSQSDLDAMTKPFEADFQAGITMFVKGSLPKDVDADLLYWVTQDMASAPPTIAINQFRHYLGQYVTGEAHRVYENVNVPVILVNARLWPTDSEANKKHIKDYSIYYIEDSGHFPMLEQPEQFNATLMEAVKSVK, encoded by the coding sequence ATGAAACGTTTAATTCTAAACATCACACTCTTGGTATTCATGGCACTTGGTAGCATGAGTGCCATAGCTCATGATTCTATGGTTAAGTACGGTATTGCGATATCTCACGATGGTGAGCAAATTGCGTATGGCAAAAGTGGAAGTGAGGATACAGCGCTGATCTTCATTCACGGTTGGAGCTTAGACAGCAGATTGTGGCAAAACCAAGTGAGTGAGTTTTCAAAGCAGTACCAAGTGATCACCATGGACTTAGCAGGGCACGGTAACTCATCGTTCAACAGAGAAGAGTACACCATGCTTGCGTTCGCTGAAGACATCAAGGCAATCATCGACAAAGAACAACTCGAATCTGTCATCTTAGTCGGCCATTCGATGGCGGGTGGCGTTATTGCAGAAGCCGCAAAACTGATGCCGAAAAGAGTGAAGGGCATTATTGGTGTCGATACATCGCAAAACGTCGCACTAGCATTTTCACAAAGCGACTTAGATGCGATGACCAAACCGTTTGAAGCAGACTTCCAAGCGGGCATTACTATGTTCGTGAAAGGCTCGCTACCAAAAGACGTAGACGCAGATTTACTTTACTGGGTAACGCAAGACATGGCATCAGCACCGCCAACTATCGCGATAAACCAGTTCCGCCATTATCTAGGTCAATATGTAACAGGCGAAGCACATCGCGTGTATGAGAACGTGAACGTGCCAGTAATATTGGTTAACGCTCGCCTATGGCCAACCGATTCAGAAGCGAACAAGAAACACATCAAGGATTACAGCATTTACTACATTGAAGACTCAGGCCACTTCCCAATGCTAGAGCAACCAGAGCAGTTCAACGCAACGTTGATGGAAGCGGTGAAGTCAGTGAAGTAG
- a CDS encoding glutathione S-transferase N-terminal domain-containing protein: MKLYLNDTSPFSRAVLATAYLCDAPIVLEWIDPWQTPNTLVTINPFSTIPVLETSDEVALTESLTICEFLMQAYPTEKLTATKASDTQRMSLLGLSKTLMEVAFRCAALSRFEAEQNVLTIRGKEGIQRSVKALIGQLNNNHDLLQADFSTLYLHIALDYVLFRHANLLSAEERDILTTALHNSPFKDTLAKLSLESLSKKLSYCEYKNS, encoded by the coding sequence ATGAAACTGTATTTAAACGACACCTCCCCATTCTCCAGAGCAGTGTTAGCCACGGCCTATCTGTGTGATGCTCCAATAGTTCTTGAATGGATCGACCCATGGCAAACGCCCAACACATTGGTCACAATCAATCCATTCAGTACCATTCCGGTTCTAGAAACCAGTGATGAGGTTGCACTCACCGAGAGCTTAACGATCTGCGAGTTTCTCATGCAAGCTTACCCAACTGAAAAACTGACAGCGACCAAGGCTAGCGACACTCAACGCATGTCGTTATTGGGACTGAGTAAAACGCTAATGGAAGTGGCATTTCGCTGCGCAGCACTGAGCCGCTTCGAAGCTGAGCAAAACGTGCTAACGATTAGAGGAAAGGAAGGTATTCAAAGAAGCGTTAAGGCACTTATCGGGCAGTTGAATAACAATCATGATTTGCTTCAAGCTGACTTCTCAACATTGTACCTGCACATAGCATTAGATTACGTATTATTCAGGCATGCTAATTTGCTTTCAGCAGAAGAGCGCGACATCCTCACTACTGCCTTACATAATTCGCCTTTTAAAGACACATTGGCAAAACTTAGCCTAGAGTCGCTTTCAAAAAAACTTAGCTATTGCGAATACAAAAATTCTTAA
- a CDS encoding YbfB/YjiJ family MFS transporter, whose product MQHVKLLNRNTFAGLAATLVGNGIGRFAYIALMPVLIQSGWFSSEDASILGAATLIGYIFGAPASSFLQRYYSTGTLIRASLLLSSFSYLGCALKSAPFEWFLTLRTIAGVAGAVLMVLAPPVITSLHPQEMKARISGVVFSGIGLGAMISGTIIPLLIYQSVESAWLGMGAIAFLATVLTWNTWSLEVKPNHCDKSPSTFNALSKNERISVSCVLLAYTFNAIGYLPHTLFWVDYIVRELKMSFASGGFYWAVFGIGAAIGPIVTGILGDKFGLKKALLAAFICKAVGVALPLLSTSEIALFASSLLVGMFTPGTVTLVSTYTLEIVGTQLHTKSWGAMTMAFAISQGIVGFVMAHYAPQLTSYNLLFMISASALILSVLCITFTSTKQQTLNTAQINS is encoded by the coding sequence ATGCAGCACGTAAAACTATTGAACCGCAACACCTTCGCAGGGCTCGCAGCAACATTAGTTGGGAACGGCATTGGGCGATTTGCTTATATAGCTTTAATGCCAGTGCTCATTCAAAGTGGGTGGTTCTCAAGCGAAGATGCTTCCATACTTGGCGCTGCGACGCTGATTGGCTATATCTTCGGGGCTCCTGCTTCGAGCTTTTTACAGAGGTATTATTCAACAGGCACACTCATACGCGCCTCTCTGTTGTTAAGTAGCTTTAGTTATCTTGGTTGTGCTTTAAAGTCTGCCCCCTTTGAATGGTTTTTAACGCTTAGAACCATTGCGGGCGTAGCGGGAGCCGTACTTATGGTACTCGCACCACCCGTGATCACCAGCCTTCACCCTCAAGAGATGAAAGCAAGGATCAGTGGCGTCGTGTTTTCAGGCATTGGCCTCGGCGCCATGATTTCAGGAACCATCATACCTTTGCTAATCTACCAAAGTGTTGAAAGTGCATGGTTAGGTATGGGAGCGATCGCTTTCCTCGCAACCGTCCTGACGTGGAACACATGGTCTCTTGAGGTTAAGCCAAACCATTGCGATAAAAGTCCATCGACGTTTAATGCCTTATCTAAGAATGAGCGTATCAGTGTTAGCTGTGTACTTTTAGCCTATACCTTCAACGCTATTGGCTATTTACCTCATACTCTTTTCTGGGTCGACTATATTGTTCGAGAGCTGAAAATGAGTTTTGCGAGTGGTGGTTTTTATTGGGCTGTCTTTGGCATAGGAGCAGCGATTGGGCCAATAGTAACCGGGATACTAGGTGATAAATTTGGACTTAAAAAAGCACTATTAGCGGCGTTTATTTGTAAAGCTGTGGGGGTTGCTCTTCCGCTATTAAGCACCAGCGAAATAGCACTTTTTGCTTCATCTCTGTTGGTCGGTATGTTTACTCCTGGCACCGTAACACTGGTCTCAACTTATACCTTAGAGATCGTTGGGACACAGCTCCATACGAAATCTTGGGGAGCAATGACAATGGCTTTTGCGATATCGCAAGGAATAGTCGGCTTTGTTATGGCTCATTACGCCCCGCAACTCACCAGTTATAACCTCTTATTTATGATCAGCGCGAGTGCACTCATTTTGTCGGTACTCTGCATTACGTTTACATCAACCAAACAACAGACTTTAAACACTGCTCAAATAAATTCTTAG
- a CDS encoding DUF3360 domain-containing protein, with amino-acid sequence MSSTLESVHIQADKPQANEDELSYEQQHKPRSEFDSREQYLEHELQIMAPKRWRPNLPFKDYRFEIEDTIPAMAATIGKVVMVGAIAATFAGALGLNEDFILENVRYELLIASVFIIIFSGFLLPTANLAGTHGPLIPLIPIVVAAGGHPMAFGLLIGAFGLILAISKGGSMLANLTSKGVCGGLLLYLGFVGTASQVKKLFAWAEGIGMSHIAFVVIFCTIILYALLEHFRKRWLAVPLSCLLGGTIAFAMGAPFAFHTEPGLPNMNPMYWWGENTGWMLGLPTIEHFMVVLPFAILAVAMWSPDFLGHQVFQKISYPERTEKVHMNIDDTMTTASIRQTFGSLLGGTNFTSSWGTYIVPAAIAKRPIPAGALLTALFCIIAAVWGYPMDLAIWQPVLCVALIVGVFVPLLEAGMEMTREGKTTQSAAIVVFSSALVNPAFGWALTMLLDNLGLVGCKERSGELSKMSRWVLPGIMFIVLSGVMALVGLLPGIPAIIPSFR; translated from the coding sequence ATGAGCAGTACTTTAGAGTCCGTACATATACAAGCAGATAAGCCTCAAGCCAATGAGGATGAACTCAGTTATGAACAACAACACAAACCAAGATCGGAATTTGATTCCCGCGAACAATATTTAGAGCATGAATTACAAATCATGGCGCCTAAACGCTGGCGTCCAAATTTACCGTTTAAAGATTATCGATTCGAGATAGAAGACACCATCCCAGCGATGGCAGCGACCATTGGTAAAGTTGTGATGGTGGGCGCGATTGCTGCTACCTTTGCGGGAGCTCTCGGATTAAATGAAGACTTCATTCTAGAAAACGTTCGTTATGAACTCCTCATCGCCTCAGTTTTCATTATTATTTTCTCTGGCTTCCTATTGCCGACCGCGAACCTCGCAGGTACACACGGCCCACTCATCCCTTTAATTCCAATTGTGGTTGCAGCAGGCGGACACCCTATGGCCTTTGGCTTGTTGATTGGCGCTTTTGGCCTCATCTTAGCCATCAGTAAAGGGGGCAGCATGTTGGCCAACCTCACCAGTAAAGGCGTGTGTGGCGGCTTATTGCTTTACCTTGGCTTTGTTGGCACCGCTTCTCAAGTGAAAAAACTATTCGCTTGGGCTGAGGGAATCGGCATGAGCCACATCGCGTTTGTCGTGATCTTTTGCACCATTATCTTGTACGCGCTATTGGAACACTTCCGTAAGCGCTGGTTAGCTGTGCCTCTTAGTTGCTTACTGGGTGGTACGATTGCATTTGCCATGGGAGCGCCATTTGCTTTCCACACAGAGCCAGGTTTGCCTAACATGAACCCTATGTATTGGTGGGGAGAAAATACAGGTTGGATGCTAGGCCTACCGACGATTGAACACTTCATGGTGGTATTGCCGTTTGCTATTTTAGCTGTGGCTATGTGGTCACCAGATTTCTTAGGACATCAAGTATTCCAAAAGATCAGCTACCCAGAGCGTACCGAAAAAGTACACATGAACATCGACGACACCATGACCACGGCATCAATTCGTCAAACGTTCGGTTCTCTGCTTGGCGGTACTAACTTTACGTCTTCATGGGGTACTTATATCGTACCGGCGGCGATTGCTAAACGCCCTATTCCTGCTGGTGCTTTGCTCACGGCTCTGTTCTGTATCATCGCCGCAGTTTGGGGTTACCCGATGGATTTAGCTATTTGGCAACCTGTACTTTGTGTCGCGCTGATTGTTGGGGTATTTGTGCCATTGCTAGAAGCTGGAATGGAAATGACACGTGAAGGAAAAACCACCCAATCAGCAGCAATTGTTGTGTTTTCTTCAGCGCTCGTTAACCCTGCATTTGGTTGGGCTCTCACTATGCTGTTAGACAACTTAGGCTTAGTCGGTTGTAAAGAACGCAGCGGTGAACTGAGTAAAATGAGCCGTTGGGTGTTACCTGGCATCATGTTTATTGTACTAAGTGGCGTAATGGCGTTGGTTGGCCTTCTACCGGGGATTCCAGCGATTATCCCAAGCTTTCGTTAA
- a CDS encoding patatin-like phospholipase family protein, with protein sequence MAKTISLVLGSGGARGLVHVGIIRWLIEHGYEIKSISGCSIGALIGGVYAAGKLDEFEEWVTSIDQSDMAMMLDFSWQSSGIFKGDKIIDTLRGLIGETSIEDLPIPYTAVAANVADEKEVWLQTGSLFDAIRASISLPLFFTPHVINGEELIDGGVLNPVPIAPTFGDKTDFTLAVNLGGEPEILQQEVIPVSLPTKESNLHEKVVHFIDNLGSSVKSKMSFNFAAYDIANQAFDAMQSTIARQKLAAYPADITLELPRNACGTLEFDRSQEMIDRGYHLAQAKLGNRL encoded by the coding sequence ATGGCAAAAACGATCTCATTGGTACTGGGTAGTGGTGGCGCAAGAGGCTTGGTTCATGTTGGAATCATCCGTTGGCTGATTGAGCATGGTTATGAGATAAAATCCATCTCTGGTTGTTCAATTGGTGCACTTATTGGCGGTGTCTACGCTGCGGGTAAGTTGGATGAATTTGAAGAGTGGGTTACCAGTATCGACCAATCGGATATGGCGATGATGTTGGACTTTTCATGGCAATCGAGTGGGATCTTCAAAGGCGATAAAATCATCGACACACTGCGTGGGTTGATCGGCGAGACTTCAATTGAGGATTTGCCTATCCCATATACCGCAGTTGCCGCCAACGTCGCCGATGAAAAAGAGGTTTGGCTACAAACAGGCTCTCTGTTTGATGCCATTCGCGCTTCTATCTCTTTGCCATTGTTCTTTACACCTCATGTCATTAATGGCGAAGAACTGATTGATGGCGGGGTACTCAACCCTGTGCCGATTGCGCCTACCTTTGGTGACAAGACAGACTTTACTCTGGCTGTGAACTTAGGGGGTGAACCTGAAATACTTCAACAGGAAGTGATACCGGTTTCTCTACCAACGAAAGAGAGTAACCTGCATGAGAAGGTGGTTCATTTTATCGATAATCTCGGTAGCAGTGTAAAAAGCAAAATGAGCTTCAATTTTGCTGCCTACGACATTGCCAACCAAGCGTTTGATGCAATGCAATCGACCATTGCTCGTCAAAAACTGGCCGCATATCCTGCCGATATTACGCTTGAGCTTCCACGCAATGCCTGTGGCACCTTAGAGTTTGATCGTTCTCAAGAGATGATAGACAGAGGCTACCATTTGGCACAGGCTAAACTGGGCAACCGCCTTTAA
- the folM gene encoding dihydromonapterin reductase has translation MSGTILITGVGKRLGFALAQQLLADGYNVVGTYRSDYPQLQLLRDSGADLQQIDFYQQSSLEEFLHYVGQEYKTLRAIIHNASDWKPENKNNPSENASHIMHQMMTIHATVPYLVNLTLKDQLMSGDQTSDIIHISDYVAEKGSKKHIAYAASKAALNNLTLSFSAMLAPKVKVNTISPAMIKFNDHDDEAYKTKALQKALIPTEAGFEEIIDGIKFVLASYYMTGRTLHLDGGRHLK, from the coding sequence ATGAGTGGAACGATACTGATAACTGGCGTTGGAAAGCGACTCGGCTTTGCACTGGCGCAGCAACTTTTAGCGGATGGATACAACGTGGTTGGCACCTACCGCAGCGACTATCCTCAACTGCAACTGTTGCGCGACAGTGGCGCCGACTTGCAACAGATCGACTTTTATCAACAAAGCAGCCTAGAAGAATTTCTTCATTATGTCGGCCAAGAATATAAGACACTCCGAGCCATAATACACAACGCTTCGGACTGGAAGCCTGAGAACAAGAATAATCCAAGCGAAAATGCCTCACACATCATGCACCAGATGATGACGATCCACGCTACTGTGCCTTATCTAGTCAACTTAACACTCAAAGATCAACTGATGTCTGGCGATCAAACTTCAGACATCATCCACATCAGTGATTACGTTGCGGAAAAAGGCAGTAAAAAACACATCGCTTACGCCGCCAGTAAAGCTGCGCTAAACAACCTGACTCTGTCGTTCTCAGCAATGTTGGCTCCCAAAGTGAAAGTAAATACCATCTCCCCAGCCATGATTAAGTTCAATGATCATGACGATGAGGCATATAAAACCAAAGCATTGCAAAAAGCTCTGATCCCCACAGAAGCTGGCTTTGAGGAAATAATAGATGGCATCAAGTTTGTGTTGGCCAGTTACTACATGACAGGAAGAACTTTACACCTTGATGGCGGCAGGCATTTGAAGTAA
- the folE gene encoding GTP cyclohydrolase I FolE translates to MLNTEAEKVREALLAKGLETPMTASEMTPDQKYNRIKGLLTEVVSTLGLDLTDDSLAETPHRIAKMYVHEIFSGLDYNNFPKISVIDNKMSVDEMVKVSDIDLTSTCEHHFITIDGLAEVAYIPENKILGLSKINRIVRFFAQRPQVQERLTQQILVAIQTLVETENVAVTIKATHYCVKSRGVMDANSETSTTALGGIFKTNPQTRAEFLR, encoded by the coding sequence ATGCTGAATACAGAAGCCGAAAAAGTAAGAGAAGCTTTGCTCGCAAAAGGACTTGAAACCCCAATGACAGCGAGCGAAATGACCCCCGACCAAAAGTACAACCGCATCAAAGGACTCTTAACCGAAGTGGTCAGTACGCTTGGATTGGATTTAACTGATGACAGTCTTGCTGAAACCCCTCACCGCATTGCGAAGATGTACGTACACGAGATCTTTTCAGGGCTCGATTACAACAACTTCCCAAAGATCAGCGTTATCGACAACAAAATGTCCGTTGATGAAATGGTTAAGGTATCGGATATCGACTTAACATCGACGTGCGAACATCACTTCATCACCATCGATGGTTTAGCGGAAGTAGCCTACATCCCTGAAAACAAGATTCTTGGGCTGTCTAAAATAAACCGCATTGTTCGATTCTTTGCTCAGCGCCCTCAAGTACAAGAACGCCTTACTCAGCAAATCTTAGTTGCGATTCAAACTCTTGTTGAAACCGAAAACGTAGCCGTGACGATTAAAGCAACCCACTACTGCGTTAAATCCAGAGGCGTCATGGATGCAAACTCTGAAACCTCAACAACCGCACTCGGTGGTATTTTCAAAACTAACCCTCAAACTAGAGCTGAGTTTTTACGATGA
- the folX gene encoding dihydroneopterin triphosphate 2'-epimerase → MNHNAIITITNLRLRTFIGFNEEEKSKQQDIVINAEIHYPANNLCLSDDVDNALNYKNICKKIIQHVESGRFLLLEKLTSDVLGICIDHPWVKYAQVRIDKPHALRFADSVSLTLSYEADNDKNS, encoded by the coding sequence ATGAATCACAACGCCATTATCACCATCACAAACCTGAGACTAAGAACCTTCATCGGTTTCAACGAAGAAGAAAAGTCTAAGCAACAAGACATCGTTATCAATGCAGAAATCCACTATCCCGCCAACAACCTTTGTCTCTCTGATGATGTAGACAACGCGCTCAACTACAAAAACATCTGCAAGAAGATCATTCAACACGTTGAATCAGGAAGATTTCTGCTTTTGGAAAAATTGACCAGCGATGTACTCGGTATCTGTATCGATCATCCATGGGTGAAATACGCTCAAGTTAGAATCGACAAGCCTCATGCGCTACGTTTTGCCGACTCTGTTTCGCTCACCCTAAGCTATGAAGCAGACAACGACAAGAATTCATAA
- the folK gene encoding 2-amino-4-hydroxy-6-hydroxymethyldihydropteridine diphosphokinase, which yields MANVYVSIGSNINREHHVTESLKALNERFAPLHISNFYDCEPVGFEGDNFLNLVVGFECDLPIAELVEVLHQIEAENDRKRQTKAYASRTMDIDILLYGNQVGIIDGVELPRDEITEYAFVLRPLVDIAAQERHPTLDISFHQLWENFDQLSQKTEPIPFELSLT from the coding sequence ATGGCTAACGTCTATGTCAGCATCGGAAGCAACATTAACCGCGAACATCACGTCACAGAATCTCTCAAAGCATTGAATGAACGCTTTGCACCCCTGCACATTTCTAATTTCTACGATTGCGAGCCTGTTGGGTTTGAAGGAGATAACTTCCTCAACCTAGTCGTTGGGTTCGAATGTGACCTCCCTATCGCCGAACTGGTTGAAGTTCTGCATCAAATCGAAGCAGAGAACGATCGCAAGCGCCAAACCAAAGCCTACGCTTCACGTACGATGGACATCGACATCCTTCTTTATGGCAATCAAGTGGGCATTATCGATGGTGTAGAGCTGCCGAGAGACGAAATCACCGAATACGCATTTGTGCTTAGGCCATTAGTTGATATCGCCGCGCAAGAACGCCACCCCACTCTAGACATTTCGTTTCATCAGCTCTGGGAAAACTTCGATCAGTTGAGCCAGAAAACCGAACCCATCCCTTTCGAGCTTAGCCTCACTTAG
- a CDS encoding haloacid dehalogenase type II, producing MNKEVILFDINETVLNLESLQPKFKAVFGSEDALSLWFSKLLHSSTVCIATNVKSTFSELANAALDAIAQRYKCDLTVESKDALLTSFANLPPHTDIKASLLELRNNGFKTVAFSNSSLDLITSQIKNSGLEDYFDTVISVEETGSFKPNPDVYRFAAETLKEPVENLRLVATHDWDTHGALSAGLQAAYIDRTGVEYHSLYLKPEISSTTMNGVVEQIIKRNLEK from the coding sequence ATGAATAAAGAAGTGATACTGTTTGATATAAACGAAACGGTTTTAAATTTGGAGTCATTACAGCCTAAATTTAAAGCGGTATTTGGCAGTGAGGATGCACTATCGCTGTGGTTCTCAAAGCTTTTGCACTCTTCAACGGTTTGCATCGCAACAAACGTAAAGTCTACTTTTTCTGAACTAGCGAATGCAGCGCTCGACGCTATTGCACAGAGATACAAGTGTGATTTAACGGTGGAAAGCAAAGATGCCTTGTTAACTTCCTTTGCCAATCTACCACCGCACACTGATATCAAAGCATCTTTACTTGAATTGCGTAACAACGGCTTTAAAACCGTCGCTTTTTCCAACTCATCCCTCGACCTAATCACTTCTCAAATCAAGAACTCGGGCTTAGAAGACTATTTCGACACTGTCATTTCCGTTGAAGAAACAGGCAGTTTCAAACCTAATCCAGATGTGTATAGATTTGCAGCAGAAACGTTAAAAGAGCCTGTCGAAAACCTTCGTCTTGTGGCAACTCACGATTGGGACACTCATGGTGCGTTATCTGCTGGCTTACAAGCAGCCTACATAGACCGCACAGGAGTTGAGTATCATTCCCTGTATTTGAAGCCTGAAATTAGCTCCACAACGATGAATGGTGTGGTGGAACAAATCATTAAGCGCAATTTGGAAAAGTAA
- a CDS encoding MetQ/NlpA family ABC transporter substrate-binding protein gives MNRYKKITASLLALAFVFGVTGCGEKDEAVIKIGATVGPHAQVVQAVAKEAAKQGINIELVEFSDYITPNAALDDGSIQLNSYQHQPFLDNFNANHDSKLVSIGRSILMRMGVYSNKYTSLDSIPDNARIAIPNDPTNGGRGLLLLEDAGLISLKDNVGFNASLNDIVDNPKNIRFVEVDAAQLPRSLDDVDAAAITMNYVMSAGLDPKKQGIYLEKKDAPLAVMVVAAREEDKNNETYKKIISIYHSQEINDFLDTTFKGTIEAAN, from the coding sequence ATGAACCGCTACAAAAAAATCACAGCATCCCTGTTGGCATTAGCATTCGTATTCGGCGTGACAGGATGTGGAGAAAAAGACGAAGCTGTCATCAAGATTGGCGCGACAGTTGGCCCACATGCACAAGTTGTACAGGCAGTCGCTAAAGAAGCAGCAAAGCAAGGGATTAACATTGAACTCGTCGAATTCTCAGACTACATCACCCCTAACGCAGCATTGGATGATGGAAGTATCCAACTGAATAGTTACCAGCATCAGCCATTTCTCGATAACTTTAATGCCAATCATGATAGCAAGTTAGTTTCTATCGGACGTTCAATTTTGATGCGTATGGGCGTTTACTCGAACAAGTACACTTCGCTTGACTCTATCCCAGATAACGCACGAATCGCGATTCCAAACGACCCTACGAATGGCGGGCGCGGACTATTGTTGCTTGAAGATGCTGGGCTGATTTCTTTAAAAGACAACGTTGGTTTCAACGCTTCATTAAACGATATTGTTGATAACCCGAAGAACATTCGATTTGTTGAAGTGGATGCCGCTCAACTACCCCGCTCTCTTGACGATGTAGATGCAGCAGCAATCACCATGAATTACGTAATGTCGGCTGGACTCGATCCTAAGAAACAAGGCATTTACTTAGAGAAAAAAGACGCACCTTTAGCTGTGATGGTTGTGGCAGCGCGAGAAGAAGACAAAAACAATGAAACGTATAAAAAGATCATTTCAATTTACCACTCTCAAGAGATCAATGACTTTTTAGACACCACTTTCAAAGGCACTATCGAAGCTGCAAATTAA